One Manduca sexta isolate Smith_Timp_Sample1 chromosome 28, JHU_Msex_v1.0, whole genome shotgun sequence DNA window includes the following coding sequences:
- the LOC115448807 gene encoding protein lifeguard 4, with product MAAIPLMYAQEDCELGGKESIEDDFAYRNNVMNADKEIRLGFIRKVYGLLTVQLLATVAIAAVFLLVEPVQGFIHRNDWMILVAFILSLGTLFALIAKRRDTPANLYLLAAFTAVQAYTIGVVVSYYNTAVVLQALGLTFAVVFSLTLYTLNTKRDFSFVGYGIIAGLTVLIIGGILQIFIQSSAFEIALSFTGAVFFALFLIFDTQQMMTTLSPEEYILATINLYMDILNLFLYILRILNELNRN from the exons atggcAGCAATACCTTTGATGTATGCACAGGAAGATTGCGAGCTTGGAGGCAAGGAATCTATTGAG GATGATTTCGCATACCGCAATAATGTGATGAATGCAGACAAAGAAATCCGGCTTGGTTTCATACGTAAAGTGTATGGTCTCCTCACAGTGCAGTTGTTAGCCACTGTTGCTATTGCTGCCGTGTTCCTGCTGGTCGAGCCTGTACAGGGATTCATACATCGAAA TGACTGGATGATATTAGTGGCGTTTATACTCAGTTTGGGCACGCTATTCGCATTGATTGCCAAGCGTCGCGACACGCCAGCCAACCTTTACCTCCTCGCGGCCTTT ACGGCGGTGCAAGCGTACACGATCGGTGTTGTAGTGTCGTATTACAACACTGCTGTGGTGCTGCAAGCATTGGGACTCACGTTCGCTGTCGTGTTCTCTCTCACACTTTACACGCTTAACACCAAACGTGATTTCTCCTTCGTTGGATATGG AATCATTGCTGGTCTCACGGTGCTCATCATTGGTGGTATACTCCAGATATTCATCCAGAGCTCAGCGTTCGAAATCGCTCTGTCCTTCACTGGTGCCGTATTCTTCGCACTGTTTCTTATCTTCGACACGCAGCAGATGATGACCACCCTCTCCCCCGAGGAGTACATCCTGGCCACAATCAACCTGTACATGGATATACTGAACCTGTTCCTGTACATACTCCGCATTCTGAATGAGCTGAACAGAAATTAA